A section of the Bacillus sp. HSf4 genome encodes:
- a CDS encoding DUF3221 domain-containing protein, whose translation MLWLVSLLAVLAGGGCQANEEMPASENGQSSVGYIFFKKEDSAIFIESQQKPNDEDYKLTEREIIKKYRNKVILLGLSKLKNKEELKQRQKVKVWFNHLKESNPPQATIDRFEKR comes from the coding sequence GTGTTGTGGCTTGTTTCGCTTTTGGCTGTTTTAGCTGGGGGCGGCTGTCAAGCAAATGAAGAGATGCCTGCTTCAGAGAATGGACAAAGTAGTGTAGGGTACATTTTCTTCAAGAAGGAGGATAGTGCAATCTTTATTGAGAGTCAACAAAAACCAAATGATGAGGATTACAAACTAACAGAAAGAGAGATCATAAAAAAATACCGGAACAAAGTGATTTTGTTAGGGCTCAGCAAACTAAAAAACAAAGAAGAGCTGAAACAGAGACAGAAAGTAAAAGTATGGTTCAACCATTTGAAAGAATCAAACCCTCCTCAAGCAACGATTGATAGATTTGAAAAAAGGTAA
- a CDS encoding GNAT family N-acetyltransferase, with protein MHNIEIRRPRLEDQNELNQFFRTVVTDTFAKEGLSELIQDIESEIENKKQYLQSDLNTSGEGRYFLIASDKNGNQVIGTIEFGPASELIRHTDRALQEQYEVGTVFVHPDVQNRGVGTLLLNAMLLTLLSRGIEEFCLDSGYQSAQKIWKKKFGEPDYLLKDYWGKGADHMIWRICTDDVPIQFCR; from the coding sequence GTGCATAACATCGAGATAAGAAGACCGCGACTCGAGGACCAAAACGAGCTTAATCAATTTTTTAGAACAGTGGTTACAGATACATTTGCCAAAGAAGGTCTGTCAGAGCTCATTCAGGATATCGAAAGTGAAATCGAAAATAAAAAGCAGTACTTGCAAAGTGACTTGAACACGAGCGGGGAGGGCCGCTATTTTTTGATCGCTTCAGATAAAAATGGTAATCAAGTGATCGGAACAATTGAATTTGGACCTGCAAGTGAATTGATTCGTCATACAGATCGAGCGCTGCAAGAGCAGTATGAGGTCGGTACTGTATTTGTCCATCCGGATGTCCAAAATCGCGGGGTAGGGACGTTGCTTTTAAACGCAATGCTTCTCACCCTGCTGAGCAGAGGAATCGAGGAATTTTGTTTGGACAGCGGCTATCAGAGCGCTCAGAAGATATGGAAAAAGAAATTTGGTGAACCGGATTATTTGTTGAAAGATTATTGGGGAAAAGGGGCTGACCATATGATTTGGAGGATATGTACGGATGATGTGCCGATTCAATTTTGCAGATGA
- a CDS encoding alpha/beta hydrolase family protein, with product MFFPKMIDRLALYDLHRKRSKNKHFSAFSLDTTARDQFYKSNIADVSIRLNESRKHYRIGTFSYQSLIPSGDRVNDTLKGEVFFNKNDTDKPNVIFVHGWRMDSYDRIKKIFHHRVMNDLGWNMYYFPLPYHIEREPDYSLYSGELMISANLDRTVESTRQAVVDLRGLIHWIKENKTGPVVIVGVSLGGWITNLMATLESQIDVMVSIFYANRLSYSIWNTIPGQFIREELEQHGVTYKDVVRYWNITDPSQATPKINKENILLISAKHDQYIHLEDADDLWESWGKPERYLYNCGHAGIVLCRRKLALDTLSFIRQKLILR from the coding sequence GTGTTTTTTCCAAAGATGATAGATCGTTTGGCCTTATATGATTTACACAGAAAAAGAAGCAAGAATAAACATTTTTCTGCTTTTTCGTTGGATACAACGGCTAGAGATCAATTCTATAAATCAAATATAGCTGATGTCTCAATTAGACTGAATGAATCAAGAAAACATTATAGGATTGGGACATTCAGCTATCAATCCTTAATTCCATCCGGCGATCGCGTCAATGATACGTTAAAAGGGGAGGTTTTTTTTAACAAAAATGATACAGATAAACCGAATGTTATTTTTGTCCACGGCTGGCGAATGGATTCATACGATCGAATCAAAAAGATATTTCATCACCGCGTCATGAATGATTTAGGATGGAACATGTACTACTTTCCCCTTCCATATCACATTGAAAGAGAGCCGGATTATTCACTTTATAGTGGAGAATTGATGATCAGTGCGAATCTTGATCGTACAGTTGAATCAACGAGACAAGCTGTTGTAGATTTACGTGGATTAATACACTGGATAAAAGAAAATAAAACCGGCCCAGTTGTTATCGTGGGCGTGAGTTTAGGGGGATGGATTACGAATCTAATGGCTACCCTTGAATCTCAAATTGATGTAATGGTATCAATATTTTATGCCAACCGCCTTTCCTATTCGATATGGAATACAATTCCGGGTCAATTCATAAGAGAAGAATTAGAACAGCATGGTGTGACTTATAAAGATGTAGTAAGATACTGGAACATCACCGATCCTAGCCAAGCCACACCGAAAATAAACAAAGAAAACATTCTGCTGATTTCCGCTAAACATGATCAGTATATTCACTTAGAAGATGCAGATGATTTGTGGGAAAGTTGGGGGAAACCCGAAAGATATCTCTACAATTGCGGCCATGCCGGGATTGTTCTTTGTCGCAGAAAGCTGGCTTTAGATACGCTTTCTTTCATCCGACAAAAATTAATTCTTAGATGA
- a CDS encoding dUTP diphosphatase, whose product MPLQIKIKYLDQTQTRISKIEQGDWIDLRAAEDVSIQKGEFKLIPLGVAMELPEDYEAHVVPRSSTYKHFGIIQTNSMGVIDESYKGDDDFWFFPAYALRDTEIKKGDRICQFRIMKKMPAVELVEVDHLGNENRGGHGSTGTK is encoded by the coding sequence ATGCCACTGCAAATTAAAATCAAATATTTAGATCAAACACAAACACGCATCTCAAAAATTGAACAAGGGGATTGGATTGATTTGCGAGCTGCCGAAGATGTGTCCATTCAAAAAGGGGAGTTTAAATTGATTCCACTCGGTGTAGCGATGGAATTACCTGAAGATTATGAAGCCCATGTAGTTCCTCGTTCAAGTACATATAAACATTTCGGAATCATTCAGACAAATTCAATGGGTGTGATTGATGAATCATACAAAGGGGATGATGATTTCTGGTTCTTCCCGGCTTATGCGCTCAGAGACACTGAAATCAAGAAAGGCGACCGCATTTGCCAGTTCAGAATCATGAAGAAGATGCCTGCAGTTGAACTGGTCGAGGTTGATCATCTAGGAAATGAGAATCGTGGCGGCCATGGTTCTACAGGGACTAAATAA